A window of Mercenaria mercenaria strain notata chromosome 16, MADL_Memer_1, whole genome shotgun sequence contains these coding sequences:
- the LOC128549629 gene encoding uncharacterized protein LOC128549629 gives MATVNKVFVREDYFYCSICLEIFNTPRTLPCLHTFCHSCLVGYIQKILDKPGKQKLFCPVCRADTKTYKVQLHVEKWVESLPINFILLSILNERNSTMNPKENHCDPCLREEIEAKAIIYCYDCSEKLCEECKRHHRKSKSSSKHKLIDASEQCGDFDLTELDYFINLSKCPKHGSEDVKYLCKDHDQLCCSECAIVTHRKCEDLVSLADEVKGNENENGESDIQKRLELVDDHTDKLIEHEKKFISDLNAKETEVKSYLKDFKANLDDAYNKLEIRILSEMSTRKLALSNASSSQKESVESLKDDIRQSAEKMKKASELGTARHIFLLKREMGKDIKLYEETCTILQQQSSKTLLTVTETSPLQEAVKTIHDLFKVQETMTESHPPFMTRARDFKDRKMTLMKEFDLQMNYQPQYCLWMENSIIVDFFDSETIIAYNSENGSVLSFFECSSPPMGLATLENAEFAVALPKSNKIDILKIHRNQMSYVRLLVNSRSELIAYNRRDKRLFALSKSQGTVNKFCLDGRDSGMINLQSNEKNVLAGAYNVAFDQSFNFMYISSHDTHKLLCIDLTGKPVFTYCHQNLRHPWSVTADNGGNIYVASYTSNCVHQLSIKGQLVREIATVDHNIESSLAISFNKQMNEFVITCDAPKKCMKIFQFE, from the coding sequence ATGGCAACAGTAAATAAAGTTTTTGTTCGTGAGGATTACTTTTATTGTAGTATATGTTTGGAGATATTTAACACACCCAGGACATTACCATGTTTACATACATTCTGTCATTCATGTTTAGTTGGATATATTCAAAAGATTCTAGATAAACCTGGCAAGCAAAAATTGTTCTGTCCTGTTTGTAGGGCAGATACGAAAACTTATAAAGTTCAGTTACATGTTGAAAAGTGGGTGGAGAGTTTACCAATAAACTTTATTCTACTTTCGATTTTAAATGAGAGAAATTCGACGATGAATCCGAAGGAGAACCATTGCGATCCTTGTTTAAGAGAGGAAATTGAAGCCAAGGCTATTATCTATTGTTATGATTGTTCAGAAAAGTTGTGCGAAGAATGTAAAAGACACCATAGGAAAAGTAAATCTTCATCAAAACATAAATTGATTGACGCTTCAGAGCAATGTGGTGACTTTGATCTAACAGAATTGGACTATTTCATAAACCTTTCAAAATGTCCAAAGCATGGTTCTGAGGATGTGAAGTACCTCTGCAAAGATCATGATCAGCTCTGTTGCAGTGAATGCGCCATAGTTACGCACAGAAAGTGTGAAGATTTGGTCTCGCTTGCTGATGAAGTGAAAGGCAACGAAAACGAAAATGGTGAATCTGACATACAAAAGAGACTTGAACTTGTGGATGATCACACTGACAAATTGATTGAACACGAGAAAAAGTTCATCTCGGATCTGAACGCAAAAGAAACCGAAGTCAAAAGCTACCTGAAGGATTTTAAAGCAAACTTAGACGACGCCTACAACAAACTTGAGATTAGAATCCTATCAGAAATGTCAACAAGAAAATTGGCTTTATCAAATGCAAGTTCTTCACAGAAAGAGTCAGTAGAAAGTCTGAAAGATGATATTAGGCAATCTGCTGAAAAGATGAAGAAAGCATCTGAGTTGGGAACGGCGAGGCACATTTTCCTACTTAAAAGAGAAATGGGGAAAGATATCAAACTGTATGAGGAAACATGTACAATACTTCAACAGCAGTCAAGCAAAACATTACTCACCGTAACTGAGACTAGTCCACTACAAGAAGCTGTTAAAACCATTCATGATCTCTTCAAAGTACAGGAAACGATGACAGAATCACATCCACCCTTCATGACGAGAGCGAGAGACTTCAAAGATAGAAAAATGACTTTAATGAAAGAATTTGATCTACAAATGAATTATCAGCCTCAATATTGTCTATGGATGGAAAATTCTATCATAGTAGATTTTTTTGATAGTGAGACAATAATCGCTTACAATTCTGAAAATGgttcagttttatcatttttcgAATGTTCTTCACCACCGATGGGTTTAGCAACTTTAGAAAACGCTGAATTTGCTGTTGCCTTGCCAAAGTCGAACAAAATTGATATACTGAAGATTCACAGGAATCAGATGTCATACGTTAGACTTTTGGTGAATTCAAGGTCAGAACTGATCGCGTACAACAGACGGGATAAGCGGTTGTTTGCATTGTCAAAATCACAGGGAACTGTAAACAAGTTCTGTCTTGACGGCAGAGATTCTGGTATGATTAATCTTCAAAGCAACGAGAAAAACGTCTTAGCAGGCGCCTATAACGTTGCATTTGATCAGTCATTCAATTTCATGTACATTTCATCTCACGATACACATAAATTACTGTGTATTGATTTAACTGGGAAACCAGTATTCACTTACTGTCACCAAAATCTAAGGCATCCTTGGTCAGTTACAGCAGACAATGGCGGTAATATATATGTTGCAAGTTACACCAGCAATTGTGTTCACCAGTTGAGCATCAAAGGTCAGCTGGTTAGGGAAATAGCAACTGTGGATCATAACATCGAATCTTCGCTTGCCATTTCATTCaataaacaaatgaatgaatTTGTAATAACATGTGATGCTCCgaaaaaatgcatgaaaatattCCAGtttgaatag